In Micromonospora sp. WMMD980, the following are encoded in one genomic region:
- the upp gene encoding uracil phosphoribosyltransferase, with amino-acid sequence MDVTVIDHPLAQTRLTAMRDARTDSASFRAALRELTTMLVYEAARSFPVENYSIQTPVTATEGTRLANPPLLVPVLRAGLGMADAALALVPESSMGFVGLARDEETYEPRAYMESLPRDLSGRPVLVLDPMLATGGSLEHCCRLLADRGCTDITVLCVLAAPVGIERLERSGLPLRLVTASIDEGLNDRMFIVPGLGDAGDRQFGGMPRF; translated from the coding sequence GTGGACGTAACCGTCATTGACCATCCGCTCGCCCAGACGCGGCTGACCGCCATGCGGGACGCCCGGACCGACTCCGCGTCGTTCCGGGCCGCGCTGCGCGAACTCACCACCATGCTGGTGTACGAGGCCGCGCGCTCCTTCCCCGTCGAGAACTACTCGATCCAGACCCCGGTCACCGCCACCGAGGGCACCCGGCTGGCCAACCCGCCGCTGCTGGTGCCGGTGCTGCGGGCCGGGCTCGGGATGGCCGACGCCGCGCTCGCCCTGGTGCCCGAGTCGTCGATGGGCTTCGTCGGCCTGGCCCGCGACGAGGAGACGTACGAGCCCCGGGCGTACATGGAGTCGCTGCCCCGGGACCTCAGTGGTCGGCCGGTGCTGGTGCTCGACCCGATGCTGGCCACCGGCGGCTCGCTGGAGCACTGCTGCCGGCTGCTCGCCGACCGGGGCTGCACCGACATCACCGTGCTCTGCGTGCTGGCCGCGCCGGTCGGCATCGAGCGGCTGGAACGGTCCGGCCTGCCGCTGCGCCTGGTCACCGCGTCCATCGACGAGGGCCTCAACGATCGGATGTTCATCGTGCCGGGTCTCGGCGACGCCGGCGACCGCCAGTTCGGCGGCATGCCGCGCTTCTGA
- a CDS encoding aldehyde dehydrogenase family protein, producing the protein MFEYAPAPESRSVVDIKPSYGLFVDGTFVDPSDGGSFKSVNPASEEVLAEIAEAGREDVDRAVRAARKAYEKVWGPMPGRDRAKYLFRIARIIQERSRELAVLESLDNGKPIRESRDVDLPLVAAHFFYYAGWADKLEHAGFGANPRPLGVAAQVIPWNFPLLMLAWKIAPALAAGNTVVLKPAETTPLTALLFAEICQQADLPAGVVNIVTGAGDTGRALVEHPGVDKVAFTGSTEVGRAIARAVAGTRKKLTLELGGKAANIVFDDAPVDQAVEGIVNGIFFNQGHVCCAGSRLLVQESVADEVLESLKRRMARLRVGDPLDKNTDVGAINSAEQLARISELSEVGAAEGAQRWSPPCELPDRGFWFAPTIFTGVTQAHRIAREEIFGPVLSVLTFRTPAEAVEKANNTPYGLSAGIWTDKGSRILWTADRLRAGVVWANTFNKFDPTSPFGGYKESGYGREGGRHGLEGYLNV; encoded by the coding sequence ATGTTCGAATACGCACCCGCCCCCGAGTCGCGCTCGGTGGTCGACATCAAGCCCTCGTACGGGCTCTTCGTCGACGGGACGTTCGTCGACCCGTCCGACGGCGGCAGCTTCAAGTCGGTCAACCCGGCCTCCGAGGAGGTCCTGGCCGAGATCGCCGAGGCCGGTCGCGAGGACGTGGACCGTGCGGTCCGCGCCGCGCGCAAGGCGTACGAGAAGGTCTGGGGTCCGATGCCGGGCCGGGACCGGGCGAAGTACCTGTTCCGGATCGCCCGGATCATCCAGGAGCGCTCCCGCGAGCTGGCCGTGCTGGAGTCGCTGGACAACGGCAAGCCGATCCGCGAGTCCCGCGACGTCGACCTGCCGCTCGTCGCCGCGCACTTCTTCTACTACGCGGGCTGGGCGGACAAGCTGGAACACGCCGGTTTCGGCGCGAACCCGCGCCCGCTGGGCGTGGCCGCGCAGGTCATCCCGTGGAACTTCCCGCTGCTCATGCTCGCCTGGAAGATCGCCCCAGCGCTCGCGGCGGGCAACACGGTGGTGCTGAAGCCGGCCGAGACCACCCCGCTGACCGCGCTGCTCTTCGCCGAGATCTGCCAGCAGGCCGACCTGCCGGCCGGCGTGGTCAACATCGTCACCGGCGCCGGTGACACCGGCCGGGCGCTGGTCGAGCACCCGGGCGTGGACAAGGTCGCGTTCACCGGCTCCACCGAGGTCGGCCGGGCCATCGCGCGGGCCGTGGCCGGCACCCGCAAGAAGCTGACCCTGGAGCTGGGCGGCAAGGCCGCCAACATCGTCTTCGACGACGCGCCCGTCGACCAGGCGGTCGAGGGCATCGTCAACGGCATCTTCTTCAACCAGGGGCACGTCTGCTGCGCCGGTTCCCGCCTGCTGGTGCAGGAGTCGGTCGCCGACGAGGTGCTGGAGTCGCTGAAGCGCCGGATGGCCCGCCTGCGGGTCGGTGACCCGCTGGACAAGAACACCGACGTCGGCGCGATCAACTCGGCCGAGCAGTTGGCGCGCATCAGCGAGCTGTCCGAGGTGGGCGCCGCCGAGGGCGCGCAGCGCTGGTCGCCGCCGTGCGAGCTGCCCGACCGCGGCTTCTGGTTCGCGCCGACCATCTTCACCGGGGTCACCCAGGCGCACCGGATCGCCCGCGAGGAGATCTTCGGCCCGGTGCTGTCCGTGCTGACCTTCCGCACCCCGGCGGAGGCGGTGGAGAAGGCCAACAACACGCCGTACGGGCTGTCGGCCGGGATCTGGACCGACAAGGGTTCCCGGATCCTCTGGACGGCCGACCGGCTGCGCGCCGGCGTGGTCTGGGCCAACACGTTCAACAAGTTCGACCCGACGTCGCCGTTCGGCGGCTACAAGGAGTCGGGCTACGGTCGCGAGGGCGGCCGGCACGGGCTGGAGGGGTACCTCAATGTCTGA
- a CDS encoding BlaI/MecI/CopY family transcriptional regulator, with amino-acid sequence MTRLGDLERAVMDVLWDSAPTTPDGVTVREVADALDGRELAYTTVMTVLDRLAGKGMVQREREGRAWRYRPAATREAHIAQLMLDALDLGGSRDAALVRFARSVTGTEADVLRAALGAEAAGTAPNAGLTDRVEDPRRSAGSALDEATDR; translated from the coding sequence GTGACTCGGCTGGGGGACCTTGAGCGTGCGGTGATGGACGTGCTGTGGGACTCGGCGCCCACCACGCCCGACGGGGTGACCGTGCGCGAGGTCGCGGACGCGCTCGACGGGCGTGAGCTGGCCTACACCACGGTGATGACGGTGCTCGACCGGCTCGCCGGCAAGGGCATGGTGCAGCGCGAGCGGGAGGGGCGGGCCTGGCGTTACCGGCCCGCCGCCACCCGCGAGGCGCACATCGCCCAGCTCATGCTCGACGCCCTCGACCTCGGCGGCAGCCGGGACGCCGCGCTGGTGCGCTTCGCCCGCTCGGTGACCGGCACCGAGGCGGACGTGCTGCGCGCGGCGCTCGGCGCCGAGGCCGCCGGGACAGCTCCGAACGCCGGGCTGACCGACCGGGTCGAGGACCCGCGACGGTCCGCCGGGTCGGCGCTCGACGAGGCGACGGACCGGTAG
- the deoC gene encoding deoxyribose-phosphate aldolase: MTATATSARSDLSELGRSETALRTFLHGLPGVDQVGAEQRAAQLGTRSIKTTAKAEAIDLAIRMVDLTTLEGADTPGKVRALAAKALRPDPADPSCPHVGAVCVYPAMVPYVAEVLRGSDVHLASVATSFPSGQAPLEIKLADVRAAVEAGADEIDMVINRGAFLAGRYQEVHDEIVATKEACGDAHLKVILETGELATYDNVRRASWLAMLAGGDFIKTSTGKVPVAATLPVTLVMLEAVRDFRAATGRQVGVKPAGGIKNTKDALKYLVMVNETVGADWLDPDWFRFGASSLLNDLLMQRTKLTTGVYAGPDYFTLD; the protein is encoded by the coding sequence ATGACGGCGACAGCGACGTCGGCCCGGTCGGACCTCTCCGAGCTGGGACGATCCGAGACCGCTCTGCGGACCTTCCTGCACGGCCTACCGGGCGTGGACCAGGTCGGCGCGGAGCAGCGGGCGGCCCAACTCGGCACCCGCTCCATCAAGACCACGGCCAAGGCCGAGGCGATCGACCTGGCGATCCGGATGGTCGACCTGACCACCCTGGAGGGGGCCGACACCCCGGGCAAGGTGCGGGCGCTGGCCGCCAAGGCGCTGCGGCCCGACCCGGCGGACCCGAGCTGCCCGCACGTCGGCGCGGTCTGCGTCTACCCGGCGATGGTCCCGTACGTGGCCGAGGTGCTGCGCGGCAGCGACGTGCACCTGGCCAGCGTGGCGACCTCGTTCCCGTCCGGACAGGCCCCGTTGGAGATCAAGCTCGCCGACGTCCGGGCAGCCGTCGAGGCCGGCGCGGACGAGATCGACATGGTGATCAACCGGGGCGCGTTCCTGGCCGGTCGCTACCAGGAGGTCCACGACGAGATCGTGGCCACCAAGGAGGCGTGCGGGGACGCGCACCTGAAGGTGATCCTGGAGACCGGCGAGCTGGCCACCTACGACAACGTGCGGCGCGCCTCCTGGCTCGCCATGCTGGCCGGCGGCGACTTCATCAAGACCTCCACCGGCAAGGTCCCGGTCGCGGCCACGCTCCCGGTGACGCTGGTGATGCTGGAGGCGGTCCGCGACTTCCGCGCCGCCACCGGGCGGCAGGTCGGCGTGAAGCCGGCCGGCGGCATCAAGAACACCAAGGACGCGCTCAAGTACCTGGTCATGGTCAACGAGACGGTCGGCGCCGACTGGCTCGACCCGGACTGGTTCCGGTTCGGCGCGTCCAGCCTGCTCAACGACCTGCTCATGCAGCGCACCAAGCTGACGACCGGCGTCTACGCCGGCCCCGACTACTTCACCCTGGACTGA
- a CDS encoding phospho-sugar mutase, which produces MAADTTDLDDLRVRAEHWLADDPDPADRAELRAVLDGLPGTAAELADRFAGPLTFGTAGLRGPLRAGPNGMNLAVVTQAAAGLVGWLAAQGGEGPLVIGYDARRGSRAFAERTAQVATGAGRPALLLPRPLPTPVLAFAVRQLGAVAGVMVTASHNPPQDNGYKVYLGARLGGELGAGAQIVPPADAGIEAAIRAVGALAEVPLGPAGQVLGDDLVAAYVDRAAAVVAPAGPRDLKVAYTPLHGVGAAVLTAAFARAGFGVPGVVPEQAEPDPAFPTVSFPNPEEPGAVDLLVALADRTGADLAVANDPDADRCAVAVRDAGSWRMLRGDEVGALLADHLMRRGVTGLYATTIVSSTLLRAMCAARGLPYDETLTGFKWIVRAGGGREPLVFGYEEALGYCVAPEHVRDKDGITAALTVAELAAGLKAEGRTLTDRLDELAAEFGVHHTDQLSVRVADLRVITDSMARIRAATPTTLLGHPVTEASDLLPDADVVILRTDAVRVVIRPSGTEPKLKAYLEVVEPVTGGDVAAARHRARAAVTELRTEIAAALGL; this is translated from the coding sequence ATGGCGGCGGATACCACTGACCTTGACGACCTTCGCGTACGCGCCGAGCACTGGCTCGCCGACGACCCGGACCCGGCCGACCGCGCCGAGCTGCGCGCCGTCCTCGACGGGCTGCCCGGCACGGCCGCCGAGCTGGCCGACCGGTTCGCCGGCCCGCTGACCTTCGGCACCGCCGGGCTGCGCGGCCCGCTGCGCGCCGGGCCGAACGGGATGAACCTCGCGGTGGTCACCCAGGCCGCCGCCGGGCTGGTCGGCTGGCTCGCCGCCCAGGGCGGCGAAGGCCCGCTGGTGATCGGGTACGACGCCCGGCGCGGCTCGCGTGCCTTCGCCGAGCGCACCGCGCAGGTCGCCACCGGCGCGGGCCGGCCGGCGCTGCTGCTGCCCCGCCCGCTGCCCACGCCGGTGCTCGCGTTCGCGGTGCGACAGCTCGGCGCGGTCGCCGGGGTGATGGTCACCGCCAGCCACAACCCGCCGCAGGACAACGGCTACAAGGTCTATCTGGGCGCGCGGCTCGGCGGGGAGCTGGGCGCCGGGGCGCAGATCGTGCCGCCGGCCGACGCCGGCATCGAGGCGGCCATCCGGGCGGTCGGCGCGCTCGCCGAGGTGCCCCTCGGCCCGGCCGGCCAGGTGCTCGGTGACGACCTCGTCGCCGCGTACGTGGACCGGGCCGCGGCGGTGGTCGCCCCGGCCGGACCACGGGACCTGAAGGTGGCGTACACGCCGCTGCACGGGGTGGGGGCGGCGGTGCTGACCGCCGCGTTCGCCCGGGCCGGGTTCGGGGTGCCCGGCGTGGTGCCCGAGCAGGCCGAGCCGGACCCGGCCTTCCCCACCGTCAGCTTCCCCAACCCGGAGGAGCCGGGCGCGGTGGACCTGCTGGTCGCGCTCGCCGACCGGACCGGCGCGGACCTCGCCGTCGCCAACGACCCGGACGCGGACCGCTGCGCGGTGGCGGTCCGCGACGCCGGGTCGTGGCGGATGCTGCGCGGCGACGAGGTGGGCGCGCTGCTCGCCGACCACCTGATGCGGCGCGGGGTGACCGGCCTGTACGCCACCACCATCGTCTCGTCGACGCTGCTGCGCGCCATGTGCGCGGCCCGGGGCCTGCCCTACGACGAGACGCTCACCGGCTTCAAGTGGATCGTCCGGGCCGGCGGCGGTCGGGAGCCGCTGGTCTTCGGCTACGAGGAGGCGCTGGGCTACTGCGTCGCGCCGGAGCACGTCCGGGACAAGGACGGCATCACCGCCGCGCTGACCGTCGCCGAGCTGGCCGCCGGGCTCAAGGCCGAGGGCCGGACCCTCACCGACCGGCTGGACGAGCTGGCCGCCGAGTTCGGCGTACACCACACCGACCAGCTCTCGGTGCGGGTGGCGGACCTGCGGGTGATCACGGACTCGATGGCGCGGATCCGGGCGGCCACCCCGACCACGCTGCTGGGGCACCCGGTCACCGAGGCGTCCGACCTGCTCCCCGACGCGGACGTGGTGATCCTGCGCACCGACGCCGTCCGGGTGGTGATCCGGCCCTCCGGCACCGAGCCGAAGCTCAAGGCGTACCTGGAGGTGGTGGAGCCGGTCACGGGCGGCGACGTCGCCGCGGCCCGGCACCGGGCCCGCGCGGCGGTCACCGAGCTGCGCACCGAGATCGCCGCCGCCCTCGGCCTCTGA
- a CDS encoding GPP34 family phosphoprotein: MTGVALAEELLLLAYDDETGKAAMPRISLDLGMAAAVLVELALAGRVAYADGNLAVVDPAPTGEPIADAVLAKIAADTPHTPSSWVQRLRHGLREKILGDLCGRGVVRDVDETELGFIHVHRYPVADTSVEADIRRRLAEALTSGQLPDERTAALATLVAVLRMEPALGLTGTAADEAGTRLEEIATGAGFSGTVSLDDSVVRPSVSLVVAALAQAVDQALGKRPV; the protein is encoded by the coding sequence ATGACTGGTGTTGCGCTCGCCGAGGAGCTGCTGCTCCTCGCGTATGACGACGAAACCGGCAAGGCCGCGATGCCGCGGATCAGCCTCGACCTGGGCATGGCCGCCGCGGTGCTGGTGGAGCTGGCGCTGGCCGGCCGCGTCGCGTACGCGGACGGGAACCTGGCGGTGGTCGACCCGGCGCCCACCGGCGAGCCGATCGCGGACGCGGTGCTCGCCAAGATCGCCGCGGACACCCCGCACACGCCGTCGTCCTGGGTGCAGCGGCTGCGGCACGGGCTGCGCGAGAAGATCCTCGGTGACCTCTGCGGCCGGGGCGTGGTCCGGGACGTCGACGAGACCGAGCTGGGCTTCATCCACGTGCACCGCTACCCGGTCGCCGACACCTCCGTCGAGGCGGACATCCGGCGACGGCTGGCCGAGGCGCTGACCAGCGGTCAGCTCCCGGACGAGCGCACCGCCGCGCTGGCCACGCTGGTCGCGGTGCTGCGGATGGAGCCGGCGCTCGGGCTCACCGGCACCGCCGCCGACGAGGCCGGCACGCGCCTGGAGGAGATCGCGACGGGTGCCGGCTTCTCCGGCACGGTGAGCCTGGACGACAGCGTGGTGCGCCCCTCGGTGAGCCTGGTCGTCGCCGCCCTCGCCCAAGCCGTCGACCAGGCCCTCGGCAAGCGCCCGGTGTAA
- a CDS encoding aldehyde dehydrogenase family protein, giving the protein MSERVAVRKTYKLFIGGKFPRSESGRSYLVQDSNVSLASRKDARDAVVAARAAVKGWAGATAYNRGQILYRVAEMLEGRREQFVALGVPADEVDAAIDRWVWYAGWADKLPQVYGGANPVAGPYFNLSAPEPTGVVAVVAPEAPALLGLVSVIAPAIVSGNTVVVAASPATPLAAVTLAEVLATSDLPGGVVNILTGKITETAPTLAAHMDVNAVDLTGVTDAELAVELEVKAAENLKRVLRPAPADHDWHADPGLARMTTLLETKTVWHPKGV; this is encoded by the coding sequence ATGTCTGAGCGGGTCGCGGTACGTAAGACGTACAAGCTCTTCATCGGCGGGAAGTTCCCGCGCAGCGAGTCGGGACGGTCGTATCTCGTGCAGGACTCCAACGTGTCGCTGGCCTCCCGCAAGGACGCGCGGGACGCGGTCGTCGCGGCCCGGGCCGCGGTGAAGGGCTGGGCCGGGGCGACCGCCTACAACCGGGGCCAGATCCTCTACCGGGTGGCCGAGATGCTGGAGGGCCGACGCGAGCAGTTCGTGGCGCTGGGCGTACCGGCCGACGAGGTGGACGCGGCGATCGACCGCTGGGTCTGGTACGCCGGCTGGGCCGACAAGCTGCCGCAGGTCTACGGCGGCGCGAACCCGGTGGCCGGCCCGTACTTCAACCTGTCGGCCCCGGAGCCGACCGGCGTGGTGGCCGTGGTGGCGCCCGAGGCGCCGGCGCTGCTCGGCCTGGTCAGCGTGATCGCCCCGGCGATCGTCAGCGGCAACACCGTGGTGGTGGCCGCCTCCCCGGCGACGCCGCTGGCGGCGGTGACGCTGGCCGAGGTGCTGGCCACCTCCGACCTGCCGGGCGGCGTGGTCAACATCCTCACCGGGAAGATCACCGAGACCGCGCCGACGCTTGCCGCGCACATGGACGTCAACGCCGTCGACCTGACCGGCGTGACCGACGCCGAGCTGGCGGTGGAGCTGGAGGTCAAGGCCGCGGAGAACCTCAAGCGGGTGCTCCGCCCGGCCCCGGCCGACCACGACTGGCACGCCGATCCGGGCCTGGCCCGGATGACCACGCTCCTGGAGACCAAGACGGTCTGGCACCCCAAGGGCGTCTGA